The proteins below are encoded in one region of Nitrosomonas ureae:
- a CDS encoding helicase-related protein: MQSLILETKSYNAIRKQTSQNPFESQLGPVICSYQFAKAKANDIKNIQWNLVVLDEAHRMRNVYKTSNVIAKTLKEALAHVHSKALLTATPLQNSLLELYGLVSMIDDRVFGDLDSFRAQFTASGKNQNFANLRDRLAPVCKRTLRKEVQPYVSYTARKAIVEEFTPSFEERELSGLVADYLRRPNLKALPDGQRQLISLVLWKLLASSTYAIAGALDTMANRLQGVLDDAANLPDLAEELDEDYESLDETADEWNDQALDASSSARNEHDAISNEIADLRHFKTLAANIRDNAKGMALLTALDRAFAELERLGAAKKAIIFTESKRTQEYLLSLLENTSYGEGIVLFNGTNSDARAQTIYKEWLKQHEGTDRITGSKTADTRAGLVEYFKERGTVMIATEAGAEGINLQFCSLVINYDLPWNPQRIEQRIGRCHRYGQKFDVVVVNFVDRSNEADARVYELLAQKFQLFEGVFGASDEVLGAIGSGVDFERRIAEIYRNCREHGEIKASFEQLQLDLSGEISEAMVKTRQILLENFDEEVQDKLRVRAEDSRAARSKYERMLMDLTRTELNGYAAFDDDGFVLGNPPAGIENSGLAGIEPGRYELPRRSGDAHLYRIGHPLAEWVISQAKTRNLPAARLVFDYEAYGRKQSTLEPYRGKTGWLILKLISVEALGNQEQHLVVAACTADGIALAEDDPEKLLRLPATVQDAGLFNDGEMTLQADMEARQTALLRDINQRNLGYFEQEVQKLDAWADDLKLGLEQEIKEIDREIKEVRRTAASSPVLEEKLSWQKRQRELESKRSSLRRELFARQDEIEAQHNALIDQLEIQLQQQVEERTLFTVEWELI, translated from the coding sequence TTGCAAAGTCTGATCCTCGAGACGAAAAGCTATAACGCAATCCGCAAGCAGACGAGTCAAAACCCGTTCGAGAGTCAACTCGGCCCGGTGATATGCTCCTATCAGTTTGCAAAAGCTAAAGCGAACGATATCAAGAATATTCAATGGAATCTGGTTGTACTCGACGAAGCCCACCGCATGCGCAACGTCTACAAAACCAGCAATGTCATTGCCAAAACGCTGAAGGAAGCGCTGGCGCACGTCCATTCCAAGGCACTGCTGACAGCAACCCCGCTTCAGAACTCCTTGCTGGAGCTCTATGGCCTCGTCAGCATGATTGATGATCGTGTTTTTGGCGATCTCGACAGCTTTCGCGCCCAATTTACTGCCTCAGGTAAAAATCAAAACTTCGCCAATTTGCGTGATCGCCTGGCTCCGGTTTGCAAGCGTACTTTGCGTAAGGAAGTGCAGCCCTATGTTTCATACACCGCCCGTAAAGCCATCGTCGAGGAATTCACGCCATCCTTTGAAGAGCGGGAATTATCCGGGCTTGTTGCGGACTACCTGCGGCGTCCAAACCTTAAGGCGCTGCCCGATGGGCAGCGGCAACTGATCTCCCTGGTGTTGTGGAAACTGCTGGCGTCGTCCACGTACGCGATAGCCGGTGCGCTGGATACTATGGCAAATCGTCTTCAAGGCGTGCTGGATGATGCAGCCAATCTTCCCGATCTGGCCGAGGAGCTGGATGAAGACTATGAATCATTGGATGAAACCGCCGACGAATGGAACGATCAAGCCCTTGATGCATCATCGTCTGCACGTAACGAACACGATGCCATTTCCAATGAAATTGCAGATCTGCGGCATTTCAAGACACTGGCGGCCAATATCCGTGACAACGCCAAAGGCATGGCCCTGCTGACCGCACTGGATCGTGCTTTCGCTGAACTGGAGCGCCTCGGCGCGGCCAAAAAGGCGATCATTTTTACCGAATCGAAGCGGACGCAGGAATATCTGCTGTCCCTTTTGGAAAATACCTCGTACGGTGAAGGGATCGTCTTGTTCAACGGCACCAACAGCGATGCACGCGCACAAACCATCTACAAGGAATGGCTGAAGCAGCACGAAGGCACCGACCGTATTACCGGTTCCAAGACCGCTGATACCCGCGCGGGTCTGGTCGAGTACTTCAAGGAGCGCGGCACGGTGATGATCGCCACCGAGGCCGGGGCCGAAGGCATTAACCTCCAGTTCTGCTCGCTGGTCATCAACTACGACCTGCCGTGGAATCCGCAGCGTATTGAACAGCGCATCGGGCGCTGTCATCGCTACGGGCAAAAGTTCGACGTGGTGGTGGTGAATTTCGTTGACCGCAGCAATGAAGCGGATGCGCGGGTGTACGAACTGCTGGCGCAGAAATTCCAGCTTTTCGAGGGCGTATTCGGCGCCAGCGACGAAGTATTAGGCGCGATTGGTTCCGGGGTGGATTTCGAGCGGCGTATCGCCGAAATTTATCGGAACTGCCGGGAACATGGGGAAATCAAGGCCAGTTTTGAACAGTTGCAACTTGACCTTTCCGGTGAGATCAGCGAGGCAATGGTCAAGACCCGCCAAATCTTGCTGGAAAACTTCGATGAGGAAGTTCAGGATAAACTGCGCGTGCGCGCCGAGGACAGCCGCGCCGCGCGTAGCAAATACGAGCGCATGCTGATGGACTTGACCCGGACGGAACTGAATGGCTACGCCGCGTTCGACGATGACGGGTTCGTGCTTGGTAATCCACCAGCTGGAATTGAAAACAGCGGCCTCGCGGGAATCGAGCCTGGGCGCTACGAGCTGCCCCGCCGTTCCGGTGACGCTCATCTGTACCGGATCGGACACCCGCTGGCTGAATGGGTAATCAGCCAAGCGAAGACCCGTAATCTACCCGCCGCGCGGCTGGTGTTCGACTACGAAGCCTATGGCAGGAAGCAAAGCACGCTGGAACCATACCGTGGCAAAACGGGCTGGCTGATACTGAAGTTGATTTCCGTCGAAGCGCTGGGCAACCAGGAACAGCACTTGGTGGTTGCGGCCTGTACAGCAGATGGTATTGCACTGGCAGAAGACGATCCGGAAAAGCTGCTGCGCCTGCCCGCAACCGTACAGGATGCCGGCTTGTTCAACGATGGTGAAATGACTCTACAGGCCGACATGGAAGCCCGTCAGACCGCGCTGCTGCGCGACATCAATCAACGAAACCTCGGCTACTTCGAGCAGGAAGTCCAGAAGCTCGATGCCTGGGCGGACGATCTGAAACTGGGGCTGGAACAGGAAATCAAGGAAATCGACCGCGAGATCAAGGAAGTGCGCCGCACCGCGGCCTCCTCACCAGTGCTGGAAGAGAAGCTGTCATGGCAGAAGCGCCAACGTGAACTGGAAAGCAAGCGCAGCTCGCTGCGCCGTGAGCTGTTCGCCCGGCAGGACGAAATCGAAGCCCAGCATAACGCGCTCATCGATCAATTGGAAATACAACTTCAACAGCAGGTCGAAGAGCGCACGTTGTTTACCGTCGAATGGGAGTTGATATGA
- a CDS encoding PDDEXK nuclease domain-containing protein, whose translation MKRTPPPQHDILESLASQIAEIVQQARSQVRQSVNQAMVASYWEIGRLIVEHEQQGQTRAAYGTRQLAALSERLTAQFGRGFDERNLRNMRLFFQFFPIRNAVRTELSWTHYRVLLRVENPSVREWYLREAISQNWSSRALDRQIGVLYYERLLSSRDKALVQAEAAQYTESPAVTRKDSLRDPYVLDFLNLNTGRFLEGDLEQAIMDNLQNFLLELGKGFAFVARQQRVSFADEDFYLDLVFYNYKLKCFLLVDLKLGRLTHQDMGQMDTYVRLYDEQIKGADDNPTIGLVLCSEKSEAVVRYSVLAEQQQLFAAKYLPYLPSEAELKHELERERERALQMLAQRQEAQE comes from the coding sequence ATGAAGCGCACCCCACCTCCGCAACACGACATCTTGGAATCCCTGGCCAGTCAGATTGCCGAGATCGTTCAGCAAGCGCGCAGTCAGGTACGCCAAAGCGTCAATCAGGCCATGGTAGCCAGCTACTGGGAAATTGGCCGTCTGATCGTCGAGCATGAGCAACAAGGGCAGACCCGCGCCGCCTATGGCACACGGCAACTGGCAGCGCTTTCCGAACGACTGACGGCTCAGTTCGGGCGCGGCTTCGATGAGCGCAATTTGAGGAATATGAGACTGTTTTTTCAGTTCTTTCCAATTCGGAACGCAGTGCGTACCGAATTGAGCTGGACGCACTATCGCGTTCTGCTGCGCGTGGAAAATCCCTCTGTCCGCGAGTGGTACCTGCGCGAAGCCATCAGCCAGAACTGGAGCAGCCGGGCGCTGGACAGGCAAATCGGCGTGCTCTATTACGAACGCCTGTTGAGCAGCAGGGACAAGGCGCTGGTACAGGCCGAAGCTGCGCAGTACACGGAATCCCCGGCGGTGACCCGCAAGGATTCCCTGCGTGATCCCTATGTGCTGGATTTTCTCAACCTCAACACCGGCCGCTTTCTGGAAGGCGATCTGGAGCAGGCCATTATGGACAACCTGCAAAACTTTCTCCTGGAGCTGGGCAAAGGCTTTGCCTTTGTCGCCCGCCAGCAGCGTGTGAGTTTTGCCGATGAAGATTTTTATCTCGACCTCGTGTTCTACAACTACAAGCTCAAATGTTTTTTACTGGTGGACTTGAAACTGGGCAGGCTCACCCATCAGGACATGGGGCAGATGGACACCTATGTGCGCCTGTACGACGAGCAAATCAAAGGCGCGGACGACAATCCCACCATCGGCCTGGTGTTGTGCAGCGAAAAAAGTGAAGCCGTAGTGCGCTATTCCGTACTGGCGGAACAACAGCAATTGTTTGCCGCCAAATACCTGCCTTATCTGCCGAGCGAAGCAGAGCTCAAACACGAACTGGAACGCGAGCGCGAACGCGCCCTGCAAATGCTGGCGCAGCGACAAGAGGCACAAGAATGA
- a CDS encoding site-specific DNA-methyltransferase — protein sequence MSGKQKLELTWIGKDKRPKLEPRILLEDPSLSYHARHRISDNDSFDNRLIFGDNLLALKALEQEFSGKVKCVFIDPPYNTGSAFTHYDDGLEHSIWLGLMRDRLEIIRRLLSEDGSLWITIDDAEGHYLKVVCDEIYGRPNFLGTVTWQKTTSVHNNAVYFSSATDMLLAYSKEISFFKMGRLPRSDRNVGDYSNTDNDPRGPWASSPLHVSLTSGQRGKQYAQTGKSSGLFPIVSPHGEEILPPKGRCWAYSPETIASFEKNDLIWWGKDGKNQPRLKRFLEQSKEGVVPITLWLSEEVGHNQEAKAENSMLLSDQPELFSTPKPERLLSRILTLTTSPGDLVLDSFAGSGTTGAVAHKMGRRWIMVELGEHCHTHIIPRLKKVIDGDDQGGISKAVNWQGGGGFRYYKLAPSLIVNDRWGNPVINPEYNAAMLAEALAKLEGFTYAPSEVHWWQHGHSSERDFIYVTTQNLSAAQLQALCDEIGSEQSLLVCCSAFRGVSAAQAAERWPNLTLKKIPKMVLARCEWGHDDYSLNVANLPMAQPEPIEPAVSKGRKAKTDRRTADLFGDGEGEA from the coding sequence ATGAGCGGCAAACAAAAACTCGAACTCACCTGGATCGGGAAGGACAAGCGGCCCAAGCTGGAGCCGCGCATTCTGCTGGAAGATCCGTCGCTGTCGTATCACGCCAGGCATCGGATTTCGGATAACGATAGCTTCGACAACCGGCTGATCTTCGGCGACAACCTGCTGGCGTTGAAGGCGCTGGAGCAGGAGTTCTCCGGCAAGGTGAAGTGCGTGTTCATCGATCCGCCGTACAACACCGGCAGTGCGTTCACGCATTACGACGACGGACTGGAACATTCGATCTGGCTGGGATTGATGCGCGACCGGCTGGAGATCATCCGGCGGCTGCTATCCGAGGATGGATCGTTGTGGATTACAATTGATGATGCAGAGGGGCATTATCTTAAGGTGGTGTGTGATGAAATTTATGGCCGCCCTAATTTTTTGGGTACGGTTACTTGGCAGAAGACAACCAGCGTCCACAACAACGCTGTTTATTTCTCTTCCGCCACAGATATGCTTTTAGCCTACTCCAAGGAAATTTCGTTTTTTAAGATGGGGCGACTTCCTCGCAGTGATCGGAATGTTGGCGATTACAGCAATACAGACAATGATCCACGTGGTCCTTGGGCATCAAGCCCGTTGCACGTTAGTTTGACTTCTGGGCAGCGGGGAAAACAGTATGCACAAACAGGAAAGAGTTCTGGATTGTTCCCCATTGTGAGTCCTCATGGGGAAGAAATTTTGCCACCTAAAGGGCGTTGCTGGGCATATTCACCGGAGACAATAGCCAGCTTTGAGAAAAATGATTTGATTTGGTGGGGAAAAGATGGGAAAAATCAACCGCGTCTGAAACGCTTTTTGGAGCAAAGCAAGGAAGGCGTTGTTCCGATTACTCTTTGGTTATCCGAAGAAGTTGGTCATAACCAAGAGGCAAAGGCGGAAAACTCGATGCTACTTTCCGATCAGCCTGAACTGTTTTCTACACCAAAACCGGAACGCCTTTTGTCGCGGATCTTGACGCTGACTACAAGTCCCGGCGATCTCGTCCTCGACTCCTTCGCCGGTTCCGGCACCACCGGCGCGGTGGCGCACAAAATGGGCCGCCGCTGGATCATGGTTGAGTTGGGTGAACACTGCCACACGCACATCATTCCGCGCCTGAAAAAAGTCATCGATGGCGACGATCAAGGTGGCATATCCAAAGCGGTGAACTGGCAAGGTGGCGGCGGGTTCCGCTACTACAAACTGGCACCCAGCCTGATCGTCAACGACCGTTGGGGCAATCCGGTGATCAACCCGGAATACAACGCGGCGATGCTGGCCGAAGCACTGGCGAAACTGGAAGGTTTCACCTACGCACCGTCGGAAGTTCATTGGTGGCAGCACGGCCATTCCAGCGAGCGCGATTTCATTTATGTGACCACGCAAAATCTTTCCGCCGCGCAGTTGCAGGCGCTGTGCGATGAGATCGGCAGTGAACAAAGCCTGCTGGTGTGCTGTTCGGCATTCCGTGGCGTGAGTGCGGCTCAAGCCGCAGAGCGCTGGCCAAACCTGACCTTGAAAAAAATCCCCAAGATGGTGCTGGCGCGTTGCGAGTGGGGGCATGACGATTACAGCCTGAATGTCGCGAATCTGCCGATGGCGCAGCCTGAACCGATCGAGCCTGCCGTAAGCAAAGGGAGGAAAGCCAAGACGGACCGGCGCACCGCCGATCTGTTTGGCGATGGGGAAGGCGAGGCATGA
- a CDS encoding virulence RhuM family protein translates to MAKKPDTKKREVSIVRSSAAEYLIFVAASGKDGVEAVYADANVWLTQKMMATLYNVETHTINYHLKKVFSDSELQEDSVIRSFRITAADGKNYDTKHYNLAAIIAVGYKVNSERAVQFRKWATAIVEEFTIKGYTMDDERLKNGGSVLTDQYFEEQLQRVREIRLSERKFYQKITDLYATSIDYDVTAQATKRFFATVQNKLHWAIHGQTAAEVIVARADAEKPNMGLTTWQDAPRGKIQKFDVVIAKNYLSKSEMAQLSRLVNAYLDMAELMAQNKMPMTMQDWEIRLNRFIEMTDREVLQDAGKVTAEIARTHAEAAGQQGE, encoded by the coding sequence ATGGCAAAGAAACCTGATACCAAGAAGCGCGAAGTTTCCATCGTCCGTTCTTCTGCAGCGGAATATCTCATCTTTGTGGCGGCCAGTGGCAAAGACGGTGTGGAGGCAGTGTATGCCGATGCGAATGTCTGGCTGACTCAAAAAATGATGGCAACCCTCTACAATGTGGAAACCCATACGATCAACTACCACTTGAAAAAGGTTTTTTCCGACAGTGAGTTGCAAGAGGATTCAGTTATTCGAAGTTTTCGAATAACTGCCGCCGACGGAAAAAACTATGACACCAAGCATTATAACTTGGCGGCCATCATTGCCGTGGGCTACAAGGTCAATTCCGAGCGGGCAGTGCAGTTTCGCAAGTGGGCTACGGCCATCGTCGAGGAGTTCACCATCAAGGGCTACACGATGGACGATGAGCGACTGAAAAATGGCGGCTCTGTCCTGACAGATCAATACTTTGAGGAGCAGCTTCAGCGCGTCCGTGAGATTCGCCTTTCGGAGCGCAAGTTCTATCAAAAAATCACCGATCTTTATGCCACGTCGATTGATTACGATGTGACTGCACAGGCCACCAAGCGATTTTTCGCCACCGTACAGAATAAACTGCATTGGGCCATTCATGGACAGACGGCGGCGGAAGTCATCGTCGCACGTGCGGATGCGGAAAAGCCCAATATGGGGTTGACCACTTGGCAGGATGCGCCACGTGGAAAAATTCAGAAGTTTGACGTGGTTATTGCCAAAAATTACCTGAGCAAAAGCGAAATGGCTCAGCTTTCCCGGCTGGTGAACGCCTACCTGGATATGGCCGAGCTGATGGCGCAGAACAAGATGCCCATGACCATGCAGGATTGGGAAATTCGATTAAACCGATTCATTGAAATGACCGATCGTGAGGTATTACAGGATGCCGGTAAGGTCACGGCGGAAATCGCACGCACCCATGCTGAAGCTGCTGGACAACAAGGAGAATGA
- a CDS encoding DEAD/DEAH box helicase family protein, producing the protein MSVRIQNHIIGRLSLRSPQAESLERLKQALDAAPELLSHDERDVAAILATLKAEFPALADFEREFPSLCFALATGVGKTRLMGAFIAYLHLAHGINNFFVLAPNLTIYNKLITDFTPNTPKYVFKGIGEFALNAPRVITGDNYDQQNIFGGELLGEVRINIFNIAKIASEVRGGKEPRIKRMKEVLGDSYFNHLANLPDLVLLMDESHRYRAQAGMRAINELQPLFGLELTATPFVEANPKPIPFKNVVVDYPLARAMEDGFVKEPAVVTQRNFDAKAHTPEEIEKIKLEDGVRLHETTKVELLTYARENGVAPVKPFILVIARDTTHAGQLLVLLQSEAFFDARYRSKVIQVDSSRSGSEEEEMISRLLAVESVDEPTEIVIHVNMLKEGWDVTNLYTIVPLRAANARTLIEQSIGRGLRLPYGKRTGVAAVDRLNIVAHDKFQEIIDEANRGDSPIRLKQIILDAPSADDKKVSVQVGSGAMTRLGLTDAPVVAGAPSNAGTAPTASAPASVFTTEAERQAARVVMDVIGKYEVRRDLVPTSSALLTPEVQSAILTEVTERLALLNRPMQGNLLAGVDDGQPKLDLSAVVAKTTEIVAQQTIDIPRIAVVPTGEVTTGFHPFKLSLLPNFQPGQREIVGQELRTNEQFTLSSERGIREKRFEDYIVKKLIDYDNIDYFTQAELLYDLAGQAVAHYQEQNYSENELHEILDTFGSELARLIRAEMMEHFWEEATGYEVQVSRGFTELKPCNYTATAGQTAHHFRETLTETGRIKQMLFGGFSRCLYPLQKFDSDTERRFSVILERDALKWFKPAKGQFQIYYKLGTEQPEYIPDFVVETDTTIYMVETKARTDVNTQEVQAKASSAARWCKHASDYAAAIGTKTWKYLLVPHDEIAESKRLNDFLRFEVKC; encoded by the coding sequence ATGAGTGTCCGCATCCAGAACCATATTATAGGACGCTTGTCGCTGCGCTCCCCGCAAGCCGAATCGTTGGAAAGACTGAAACAGGCATTGGATGCCGCGCCGGAACTGTTGAGCCATGACGAACGCGATGTGGCAGCGATTCTCGCTACGCTGAAAGCCGAGTTCCCGGCGCTGGCAGACTTCGAGCGCGAATTTCCCTCGCTATGCTTTGCGCTGGCGACCGGTGTGGGCAAAACGCGGTTGATGGGAGCTTTTATCGCCTACCTGCATCTGGCGCACGGTATCAACAACTTCTTTGTGCTCGCGCCCAATCTCACGATCTACAACAAGCTGATTACGGATTTCACGCCAAATACACCGAAATATGTGTTTAAAGGCATCGGTGAATTTGCCCTCAATGCGCCTCGCGTCATTACTGGGGACAACTACGATCAGCAAAACATCTTCGGCGGCGAGTTATTGGGTGAAGTTCGCATCAATATTTTCAACATCGCTAAGATCGCCTCGGAGGTGCGTGGCGGGAAAGAACCACGTATCAAGCGCATGAAAGAAGTGCTGGGCGATAGCTACTTCAACCATCTGGCTAATTTGCCGGATCTGGTGCTGCTGATGGATGAATCGCACCGCTATCGCGCGCAGGCTGGCATGCGGGCCATCAATGAATTACAGCCTTTGTTCGGACTGGAGCTGACAGCCACACCTTTCGTAGAAGCAAACCCAAAGCCGATCCCGTTCAAGAATGTAGTTGTGGACTACCCGCTGGCACGGGCAATGGAGGACGGTTTCGTCAAGGAGCCAGCCGTTGTCACGCAGCGTAATTTTGATGCGAAAGCACACACGCCCGAGGAAATCGAGAAGATCAAGCTGGAAGACGGCGTGCGCTTGCACGAAACTACAAAAGTTGAGCTGCTGACCTATGCCCGGGAAAACGGTGTTGCGCCGGTCAAACCCTTCATACTCGTGATCGCACGGGATACCACGCACGCCGGGCAACTTTTGGTGCTTCTGCAGTCGGAGGCTTTCTTTGACGCACGCTATCGGAGCAAGGTGATTCAGGTTGACTCCAGCCGCTCAGGCAGCGAAGAGGAGGAAATGATTTCCCGTTTGCTCGCGGTCGAGAGCGTGGACGAACCGACCGAGATCGTGATTCACGTCAACATGCTGAAGGAAGGCTGGGATGTGACCAATCTCTATACCATCGTTCCGCTACGCGCCGCCAATGCCCGCACGCTGATTGAACAATCCATCGGCCGCGGTTTGCGTCTGCCTTATGGCAAGCGAACAGGTGTGGCGGCGGTGGATCGCCTGAACATCGTGGCGCACGATAAATTCCAGGAGATTATCGACGAGGCGAACCGCGGCGACTCGCCAATTCGTTTGAAGCAAATCATCCTCGATGCGCCAAGCGCTGACGATAAAAAAGTCAGCGTACAAGTTGGTTCGGGCGCAATGACACGTCTGGGCCTGACGGATGCGCCCGTGGTAGCCGGTGCTCCGTCGAACGCCGGGACGGCTCCAACGGCCTCGGCACCTGCCTCCGTCTTCACCACTGAAGCAGAGCGACAGGCGGCTCGCGTCGTGATGGATGTGATTGGAAAGTACGAAGTCAGACGCGATCTGGTGCCCACCAGCAGCGCACTGCTTACCCCTGAGGTTCAATCAGCAATCTTGACTGAGGTCACCGAGCGCCTGGCTTTATTAAATCGGCCGATGCAAGGCAACTTGCTGGCTGGCGTCGATGATGGGCAGCCGAAACTTGATCTGTCAGCCGTAGTGGCAAAAACGACGGAGATTGTCGCTCAGCAGACCATCGACATCCCCCGTATCGCCGTGGTGCCTACTGGCGAAGTCACCACGGGCTTTCATCCGTTCAAACTGAGTCTATTACCCAATTTTCAACCAGGACAACGCGAAATTGTGGGGCAAGAACTACGTACCAATGAGCAGTTTACGTTAAGCAGCGAAAGAGGAATTCGCGAAAAGCGCTTCGAGGATTACATTGTTAAAAAGCTTATCGACTATGACAACATAGATTACTTCACTCAAGCTGAGTTGCTATACGACTTGGCGGGCCAAGCCGTTGCTCATTATCAGGAGCAGAATTACTCTGAAAATGAACTGCACGAAATCCTCGATACTTTTGGCAGTGAGCTTGCTCGCTTAATTCGTGCTGAGATGATGGAGCACTTTTGGGAAGAAGCAACCGGGTATGAAGTGCAGGTCAGTCGTGGTTTTACTGAACTGAAGCCCTGCAACTACACGGCTACGGCAGGACAGACGGCGCACCATTTCCGTGAAACGCTGACCGAGACCGGGCGTATCAAGCAGATGCTATTCGGCGGTTTTTCGCGTTGCCTGTATCCGCTGCAAAAGTTCGATTCGGATACCGAGCGCCGCTTTTCCGTCATCCTGGAGCGCGATGCCTTGAAGTGGTTTAAACCCGCCAAGGGGCAGTTCCAAATCTATTACAAGCTGGGCACGGAGCAGCCGGAGTACATCCCTGACTTTGTCGTTGAGACGGATACAACCATTTACATGGTTGAAACCAAGGCGCGCACGGACGTCAATACTCAAGAGGTGCAGGCCAAAGCGAGTTCGGCAGCTCGTTGGTGCAAGCACGCATCGGATTACGCAGCAGCCATTGGCACCAAGACATGGAAGTATCTGCTTGTGCCGCACGACGAGATTGCCGAATCAAAACGTCTGAATGACTTCTTGCGCTTTGAAGTAAAGTGCTGA
- a CDS encoding PD40 domain-containing protein encodes MKKNLFIPKLCSISLTFILAQGVSYAMPGMHGSSSGVATEHPRVSNSLGGKINSTGSEMEITYSADGKTAIFVSTREGSIQSPGDTYSFDIWMSHQADGEWQEPIHLGPGIYPKVGPNINTSTGEEHCPIIASDSLIYFSYHQPGVTQDSDIWKVEKKDGVWQKPESLGLKINSPQRDHMHWTGLSKDGKSLIITSTRTDLGSRGGHDEWISHQNTEGEWQEPLNLGDAVNTGGEDMCWTFTPDGKKFTGSWGPHSTYDMDLRWVNKDDVPLLKDFEPIGPPPNLLINSKAKTDKPLQP; translated from the coding sequence ATGAAAAAGAACCTTTTTATTCCAAAACTCTGTTCCATATCGCTGACGTTCATTCTGGCGCAGGGCGTTTCCTATGCTATGCCCGGTATGCACGGTTCCAGCAGTGGAGTGGCTACGGAACATCCACGGGTATCGAACAGTCTCGGCGGGAAAATCAATTCGACCGGATCGGAGATGGAGATTACTTACAGCGCTGACGGCAAGACGGCGATTTTTGTGTCGACCCGTGAAGGCAGTATCCAGTCGCCCGGCGATACTTACAGTTTCGATATCTGGATGTCGCATCAGGCCGACGGTGAATGGCAGGAGCCGATTCATCTGGGGCCGGGCATCTACCCCAAGGTGGGGCCGAACATCAATACCTCGACCGGTGAAGAGCATTGTCCGATCATTGCTTCCGACAGCCTGATTTACTTCAGTTATCACCAGCCGGGCGTGACGCAGGACAGCGATATCTGGAAGGTCGAGAAGAAGGATGGCGTGTGGCAGAAGCCGGAGAGCCTGGGGCTGAAGATCAATTCACCGCAGCGCGACCATATGCACTGGACCGGGTTGTCCAAGGACGGCAAGAGCTTGATCATCACCAGCACGCGGACTGATTTGGGTTCGCGCGGCGGGCATGATGAGTGGATTTCGCATCAAAATACCGAGGGCGAATGGCAGGAGCCGCTGAATCTCGGCGATGCGGTCAATACCGGCGGGGAGGATATGTGCTGGACGTTTACCCCGGATGGCAAGAAATTCACCGGCAGTTGGGGGCCGCATAGCACTTATGACATGGATCTGCGCTGGGTGAACAAGGATGATGTGCCGTTGCTGAAAGACTTTGAGCCAATCGGTCCGCCGCCCAATTTGCTGATCAACAGCAAAGCCAAAACTGACAAGCCGTTGCAGCCGTAA